The Azospirillum brasilense genome has a window encoding:
- the gap gene encoding type I glyceraldehyde-3-phosphate dehydrogenase has protein sequence MSVKVAINGFGRIGRLVLRAIYESGRNDVEVVAINDLADLKANAHLLKYDSVHGRFPGTIETRPNEGGGGELIVNGHSIKVVQERDPAKLPWKDLGIQIAMECSGIFTKRADAAKHLEAGAEKVLISAPATDEDITVVYGVNHDQLKADHRIVSNASCTTNCLAPVAFVLNNLIGIEKGFMTTIHSYTGDQRIVDTNHKDLHRARAAALNMIPTSTGAAKAVGKVLPELKGKLDGTAMRVPTPNVSVVDFKFTAKRATSVEEITKAISEAANGPLKGILGAYTEDLVSTDFNHDPHSSIFALNETKVIDGNFVRIMTWYDNEWGFSNRMSDTAVAMANAK, from the coding sequence ATGTCCGTGAAGGTAGCGATCAACGGTTTTGGCCGCATCGGCCGTCTGGTTCTGCGGGCCATCTACGAGAGCGGCCGCAACGACGTTGAGGTCGTGGCGATCAACGACCTGGCCGACCTCAAGGCCAACGCCCACCTGCTGAAGTACGACAGCGTCCACGGCCGTTTCCCCGGCACCATCGAGACCCGTCCCAACGAAGGCGGGGGCGGCGAGCTGATCGTCAACGGCCACTCGATCAAGGTCGTGCAGGAGCGTGACCCGGCCAAGCTGCCGTGGAAGGATCTGGGCATCCAGATCGCCATGGAATGCTCGGGCATCTTCACCAAGCGCGCCGACGCCGCCAAGCATCTGGAAGCGGGTGCGGAGAAGGTGCTGATCTCCGCCCCGGCCACCGACGAGGACATCACGGTGGTCTACGGCGTCAACCACGACCAGCTCAAGGCCGATCACCGCATCGTCTCGAACGCCTCGTGCACGACGAACTGCCTGGCCCCGGTGGCCTTCGTTCTGAACAACCTGATCGGCATCGAGAAGGGCTTCATGACGACGATCCACTCCTATACGGGGGATCAGCGCATCGTCGACACCAACCACAAGGACCTGCACCGCGCCCGCGCCGCGGCGCTCAACATGATCCCGACCTCGACCGGGGCGGCCAAGGCCGTGGGCAAGGTGCTGCCGGAACTGAAGGGCAAGCTGGACGGCACCGCCATGCGCGTGCCGACGCCCAACGTCTCGGTCGTCGATTTCAAGTTCACCGCCAAGCGCGCCACCTCGGTGGAGGAGATCACCAAGGCGATTTCCGAGGCCGCCAACGGCCCGCTCAAGGGCATCCTGGGCGCCTACACCGAGGATCTCGTCTCCACCGACTTCAACCACGACCCGCACAGCTCGATCTTCGCGCTGAACGAGACCAAGGTCATCGACGGCAACTTCGTCCGCATCATGACCTGGTACGACAACGAGTGGGGCTTCTCCAACCGCATGAGCGACACCGCCGTCGCCATGGCCAACGCCAAGTAA
- a CDS encoding flagellar motor switch protein FliG, with protein MPIKIRDNFKSLSGSERTAVIFLALGEERGSRLMEKLDDDEIRMVSRAMASLGNVTSNLVEALLRSFTERFANTGSVVGSYDSTERMLSRFLPDDRVSEIMGEIRGPAGRTMWEKMSNVNEGVLATYLAGEYPQTAAVILSRMRSDHAAKVLPLLAPALRLEVIERMIQIESVQREVLLDIESILHNEFMANYARTHGADTHERMADIFNRIDRDTMADIFTDLDAVMPDSTHRIRQLMFTFEDLLRLDRVSLQAVIRRCDTGQLAIALKGAEALQRDHFLSVLSERARMILQDEIENMGPVRMRDVNEAQAEIVQVAKAMADDGAIVLPQSDEADAVVY; from the coding sequence ATGCCGATCAAGATCCGAGACAATTTCAAGAGCCTGAGCGGGTCGGAGAGGACCGCGGTGATCTTCCTGGCGCTGGGCGAGGAACGCGGCTCCCGCCTGATGGAGAAGCTCGACGACGACGAGATCCGCATGGTCAGCCGCGCCATGGCCAGCCTCGGCAACGTCACCTCCAACCTCGTCGAGGCGCTGCTGCGCAGCTTCACGGAGCGCTTCGCCAACACCGGCTCGGTCGTCGGCTCCTACGACAGCACGGAGCGCATGCTCTCCCGCTTCCTGCCCGACGACCGCGTGTCGGAAATCATGGGGGAGATCCGCGGCCCGGCCGGCCGCACCATGTGGGAGAAGATGTCCAACGTGAACGAGGGCGTGCTCGCCACCTATCTGGCGGGCGAGTATCCGCAGACGGCGGCGGTCATCCTGTCGCGCATGCGCAGCGACCACGCCGCCAAGGTGCTGCCGCTGCTCGCCCCGGCGCTGCGGCTGGAGGTGATCGAGCGGATGATCCAGATCGAATCCGTGCAGCGCGAGGTGCTGCTGGACATCGAATCCATCCTGCACAACGAGTTCATGGCGAACTACGCGCGCACCCACGGCGCCGACACGCACGAGCGGATGGCCGACATCTTCAACCGCATCGACCGCGACACCATGGCGGACATCTTCACCGACCTGGACGCCGTGATGCCGGATTCGACCCACCGCATCCGCCAGCTCATGTTCACCTTCGAGGACCTGCTGCGGCTCGACCGCGTGTCGCTCCAGGCGGTGATCCGGCGCTGCGACACCGGCCAGCTCGCCATCGCGCTGAAGGGGGCGGAGGCGCTGCAGCGCGACCATTTCCTGTCCGTCCTGTCCGAGCGCGCCCGCATGATCCTCCAGGACGAGATCGAGAACATGGGGCCGGTGCGCATGCGCGACGTCAACGAGGCGCAGGCGGAGATCGTGCAGGTCGCCAAGGCCATGGCCGACGACGGGGCGATCGTTCTTCCGCAATCGGACGAAGCGGACGCCGTCGTCTACTGA
- the fliP gene encoding flagellar type III secretion system pore protein FliP (The bacterial flagellar biogenesis protein FliP forms a type III secretion system (T3SS)-type pore required for flagellar assembly.) gives MIRRLLPPALALVLAALLPAAAWAQSGGLDLSSIGSALGSATGESGSLSGRVIQGIVLLTVLSVAPGLLVMATSFTRIIVVLSLLRSALGLQQSPPNMVLISLAMFLTFHIMGPVFDTAWQDGLRPMLNEQVTQEQGLERMVEPFRNFMASQVRDKDLSAFAGFSGKPEAEQPKTAATADLRVLVPAFLLSELRRAFEIGFLIFLPFLVIDMVVAAVLMAMGMMMLPPVMIALPFKIIFFVLTDGWFLIANSLIRSYGGT, from the coding sequence ATGATCCGACGCCTGCTTCCGCCCGCCCTTGCCCTGGTGCTCGCCGCGCTGCTTCCCGCGGCGGCCTGGGCGCAGAGCGGCGGGCTGGATCTGTCCTCCATCGGCAGTGCGCTCGGCAGCGCCACGGGGGAGAGCGGGTCGCTGTCCGGGCGCGTCATCCAGGGCATCGTCCTGCTGACGGTGCTCAGCGTGGCGCCGGGCCTGCTGGTCATGGCGACCTCCTTCACCCGGATCATCGTCGTGCTGTCGCTGCTGCGCTCCGCGCTCGGGCTTCAGCAGTCGCCGCCGAACATGGTGCTGATCAGCCTCGCCATGTTCCTGACCTTCCACATCATGGGGCCGGTCTTCGACACGGCGTGGCAGGACGGGCTGCGCCCGATGCTGAACGAGCAGGTGACCCAGGAGCAGGGGCTGGAGCGGATGGTCGAGCCCTTCCGCAACTTCATGGCCTCCCAGGTGCGGGACAAGGACCTGTCGGCCTTCGCCGGCTTCTCCGGCAAGCCGGAGGCCGAGCAGCCGAAGACGGCGGCCACCGCCGACCTGCGCGTGCTGGTCCCGGCCTTCCTGCTGTCAGAGCTGCGCCGCGCCTTCGAGATCGGGTTCCTGATCTTCCTGCCCTTCCTGGTGATCGACATGGTGGTGGCGGCGGTGCTGATGGCGATGGGCATGATGATGCTGCCGCCGGTGATGATCGCGCTGCCCTTCAAGATCATCTTCTTCGTGCTGACCGACGGCTGGTTCCTGATCGCCAACAGCCTGATCCGCTCCTATGGGGGAACCTGA
- the fliN gene encoding flagellar motor switch protein FliN, which produces MAPLNLDVLEDDAKPAEKDAAGIPAAAIAGGSMNAIYNVPVDVQVVLGRTSMLVAQLLKLGRGAVVELERKVDEPVEVLVNHRLVARGEVVIVEDQRLGVTLTEIVRTDLAID; this is translated from the coding sequence ATGGCCCCACTGAACCTCGACGTCCTGGAAGATGACGCCAAGCCCGCCGAGAAGGACGCCGCCGGCATCCCTGCCGCGGCAATCGCGGGCGGCTCGATGAACGCCATCTACAACGTCCCGGTGGACGTTCAGGTGGTGCTCGGCCGCACCAGCATGCTGGTGGCGCAGCTCCTGAAGCTCGGCCGCGGCGCCGTGGTGGAGCTGGAGCGCAAGGTGGACGAGCCGGTGGAGGTTCTGGTGAACCACCGTCTGGTCGCCCGCGGCGAGGTGGTGATCGTCGAGGATCAGCGGCTCGGCGTGACGCTGACCGAGATCGTGCGCACCGATCTGGCCATCGATTGA
- a CDS encoding FliH/SctL family protein: MGYPRYRFDLRFDSTAQAAAQAAAEFGVPPEPDPIDPLDEIVHSERHLQAAVYGAEVRAFAEGVEQGRREGAAEAAARTDAVLAQALSHLDERLAALDDRFADALRGVEAQGSAVMLALVRRLAPALLERIGAAETERLATDALRLAGGSPRLRLRVHPALAEPVRGRLADPESLGFKGALEIVADPSLPPGGLDAAWEAGGLRYDPAAVERAVDGLCDRALAALSTEHDLFTDTESTASWPH; encoded by the coding sequence ATGGGCTACCCGCGCTACCGCTTCGACCTGCGCTTCGACAGCACGGCCCAGGCCGCGGCGCAGGCGGCGGCGGAGTTCGGCGTCCCTCCCGAGCCGGACCCCATCGACCCGCTCGACGAAATCGTCCATTCCGAACGCCACCTCCAAGCCGCCGTCTACGGCGCCGAAGTCCGCGCCTTCGCCGAGGGCGTGGAGCAGGGCCGGCGCGAGGGGGCAGCGGAGGCCGCGGCCCGCACCGACGCCGTTCTGGCGCAGGCGCTTTCCCACCTCGACGAGCGGTTGGCCGCGCTGGACGACCGCTTTGCCGACGCGTTGCGCGGGGTGGAGGCGCAAGGGTCGGCGGTGATGCTGGCGCTCGTCCGCCGCCTCGCTCCGGCGCTGCTGGAGCGGATCGGGGCGGCGGAGACCGAACGGCTCGCCACCGACGCACTGCGTCTGGCCGGCGGGTCGCCGCGGCTGCGGCTGCGCGTCCATCCCGCTCTGGCGGAGCCCGTCCGCGGCCGGCTGGCCGACCCGGAGTCGCTTGGTTTCAAGGGCGCGCTGGAGATCGTCGCCGACCCGTCCCTGCCGCCCGGCGGGCTCGACGCCGCCTGGGAAGCCGGGGGCCTGCGCTACGACCCCGCCGCGGTGGAGCGCGCCGTCGACGGCCTGTGCGACCGCGCGCTGGCCGCCCTGTCCACCGAACATGACCTCTTCACCGACACGGAAAGCACCGCATCATGGCCCCACTGA
- the fliF gene encoding flagellar basal-body MS-ring/collar protein FliF, with protein MTGLIDNLRTLGRTRLLVLAGTGVGIVLAVATMAVLLSRPHMTPLYTGLEPAEAGRIVKAVEAMGVPVSAAFDGTAVQVPEAEVPRLRMLLAEKGLPSRGGIGYELFDTDKPLGITSFMQRMNRLRAMEGELARTIETLSGIEAARVHIVLPDREEFSRAAPTPTASIVVRMRGRSPLERRQALSIRHLVSAAVPNLKPSAVTVLDASGEVLLTEEDGDARSSAKVDGLRAGHETRISRAIEQMLVARLGQGNVRVQVAVDVETKREVVRSQSFDPNSQVVRSTQTVQEQDRSLDSTGEPPVTAEQNLPQREVRAQAQNNRSSSDSKRQEETVNYEISNVARETVIEPGDIRRVSVAVLVNGTWATAQDGTRSYEARSPEELQRITELVRSAMGFSEARGDRVTVDNLEFVNLAPELGAREPMAEIVDTLSRNVMTLIQWVILLVLCGLLIVLGLRPLIRRVFPAPEPVAAEAAAPALAAGAAMPQLTGPAMGGDPAMQAAQLTDAGDPATAALPGIEETMDQLIELRTVEGRVRASSIRRLGDIVDQYPDEAIDILRSWLYEEAV; from the coding sequence GTGACGGGACTGATCGACAATCTGCGGACGCTTGGGCGCACGCGCCTTCTGGTGCTGGCCGGCACGGGTGTCGGCATCGTCCTGGCGGTCGCCACCATGGCGGTTCTGCTGTCGCGGCCGCACATGACGCCGCTCTACACCGGGCTGGAGCCGGCGGAGGCCGGGCGCATCGTCAAGGCGGTGGAGGCCATGGGGGTGCCGGTGTCCGCCGCCTTCGACGGCACCGCCGTCCAGGTGCCGGAGGCCGAGGTGCCGCGGCTGCGCATGCTGCTGGCCGAGAAGGGCCTGCCGTCGCGCGGCGGCATCGGCTACGAGCTGTTCGACACCGACAAACCGCTGGGCATCACCAGCTTCATGCAGCGGATGAACCGGCTGCGCGCCATGGAAGGCGAGCTGGCCCGCACCATCGAGACGCTGTCCGGCATCGAGGCGGCGCGCGTCCACATCGTGCTCCCCGACCGCGAGGAGTTCTCGCGGGCCGCCCCCACCCCGACCGCCTCCATCGTGGTGCGCATGCGCGGCCGGTCGCCGCTGGAGCGGCGGCAGGCGCTGTCCATCCGCCACCTCGTCTCCGCCGCCGTGCCCAACCTGAAGCCGAGCGCGGTGACCGTGCTCGACGCCTCCGGCGAGGTGCTGCTGACCGAGGAGGACGGCGACGCCCGGTCCTCGGCGAAGGTGGACGGGCTGCGCGCCGGGCACGAGACGCGCATCTCCCGCGCCATCGAACAGATGCTGGTGGCGCGGCTGGGGCAGGGGAATGTTCGCGTTCAGGTTGCTGTCGACGTCGAAACCAAGCGCGAGGTCGTGCGCAGCCAGAGCTTCGACCCGAACAGCCAGGTCGTCCGCTCCACCCAGACGGTGCAGGAGCAGGACCGCAGCCTGGACAGCACGGGCGAGCCGCCGGTCACCGCCGAGCAGAACCTGCCGCAGCGCGAGGTCCGCGCCCAGGCCCAGAACAACCGCTCCTCCTCCGACTCCAAACGCCAGGAAGAGACGGTCAATTACGAGATTTCCAACGTCGCCCGCGAAACGGTGATCGAGCCGGGCGACATCCGCCGGGTCAGCGTCGCCGTGCTGGTCAACGGCACCTGGGCGACGGCGCAGGACGGCACGCGCAGCTACGAGGCGCGCTCGCCCGAGGAGTTGCAGCGCATCACCGAGCTGGTGCGCTCCGCCATGGGCTTCAGCGAGGCGCGCGGCGACCGGGTCACCGTCGACAACCTGGAGTTCGTCAACCTCGCCCCCGAGCTGGGCGCCCGCGAGCCGATGGCCGAGATCGTCGACACGCTCAGCCGTAACGTGATGACGCTGATCCAGTGGGTGATTCTGCTGGTGCTCTGCGGGCTGCTGATCGTGCTGGGGCTGCGCCCGCTGATCCGCCGCGTCTTCCCGGCGCCGGAGCCGGTGGCGGCGGAAGCCGCCGCCCCGGCGCTGGCCGCGGGAGCGGCGATGCCGCAGCTCACCGGTCCGGCCATGGGCGGCGATCCCGCCATGCAGGCGGCCCAGCTCACCGACGCGGGCGATCCGGCAACCGCGGCCCTGCCGGGCATCGAGGAGACGATGGACCAGCTCATCGAGCTGCGCACGGTGGAGGGCCGGGTGCGCGCCTCCTCCATCCGCCGGCTGGGCGACATCGTCGACCAGTACCCGGATGAGGCGATCGACATCCTGCGCTCCTGGCTCTACGAGGAGGCGGTCTGA
- a CDS encoding flagellar basal body-associated FliL family protein, with translation MYVIVLPLARLALGAAALCGVAAAGFGGYWMAVGPDGVARLFEGTPIVEPVQATLDMPELLVNLRPDTPSRFMKIGVTLALAPKDRSRVEQAMPHLVNAQQEFLRNLDQHDLRGSAGLLRLREELRRRFNLILGPDTVSDVLLRSLLTQ, from the coding sequence ATGTACGTCATCGTGCTGCCGCTGGCCCGGCTGGCGCTGGGGGCGGCCGCCCTGTGCGGCGTCGCGGCGGCCGGGTTCGGCGGCTACTGGATGGCCGTCGGGCCGGACGGGGTGGCACGGCTCTTCGAGGGCACGCCCATCGTGGAACCGGTCCAGGCGACGCTCGATATGCCGGAGCTGCTGGTGAACCTGCGCCCCGACACGCCGTCGCGCTTCATGAAGATCGGGGTGACGCTGGCGCTGGCGCCCAAGGACCGCAGCCGGGTGGAGCAGGCGATGCCCCACCTCGTCAACGCCCAGCAGGAGTTCCTGCGCAACCTCGACCAGCACGACCTGCGCGGCTCCGCCGGCCTGCTGCGGCTGCGCGAGGAGCTGCGCCGCCGCTTCAACCTGATCCTCGGCCCGGACACGGTGTCCGACGTCCTGCTGCGCAGCCTTCTCACCCAATAG
- the fliM gene encoding flagellar motor switch protein FliM, which translates to MSTPIDTDDGGGENGGTGDDLDWGLDSSTGESEAATLMADTKELSQEEIDRLLNFAVGPQTESVGQTRAIERLISTTTVNKDRLPMLDVVFDRMVRLLNTSLRQFSSTSVEASLLRIDWLRYNEFLDTIELPALVGVARAEQWDNHIVVSVDSALIYCMMDVLLGGRRSRARRIDGRTYTSIERKITERLIRVILQDLSQSFDPITPIDFTFDRLETNPQFATITRATNAVIRVRIAVEVERRVGHAEVVIPYATLEPVRGKLVQTFMGEKFGHDTVWESHLKAELMRAKLDLVAVLQQTQVSLGEVLNWEKGTSLKLRIDPDAPVVLQSKTTPLFAGHMGQRNGNISVKIDTDLETKQELIDGLIPH; encoded by the coding sequence ATGAGCACTCCCATCGACACGGACGACGGCGGCGGCGAAAACGGCGGCACCGGGGACGATCTGGACTGGGGCCTGGACAGCAGCACCGGTGAGTCCGAGGCCGCCACCCTGATGGCCGACACCAAGGAGCTGAGCCAGGAGGAGATCGACCGCCTGCTGAACTTCGCCGTCGGGCCGCAGACGGAATCCGTCGGGCAGACCCGCGCCATCGAACGGCTGATCAGCACCACGACGGTCAACAAGGACCGTCTGCCGATGCTGGACGTGGTCTTCGACCGCATGGTCCGGCTGCTGAACACGTCGCTGCGCCAGTTCTCCTCGACCAGCGTGGAGGCCAGCCTGCTGCGCATCGACTGGCTGCGCTACAACGAGTTCCTCGACACCATCGAGCTTCCGGCCCTGGTCGGCGTCGCGCGGGCGGAGCAGTGGGACAACCACATCGTCGTGTCGGTCGACAGCGCGCTGATCTACTGCATGATGGACGTGCTGCTGGGCGGCCGGCGCAGCCGCGCCCGGCGCATCGACGGGCGCACCTACACCTCCATCGAGCGCAAGATCACCGAGCGGCTCATCCGGGTCATCCTCCAGGATCTCAGCCAGTCCTTCGACCCGATCACGCCGATCGACTTCACCTTCGACCGGCTGGAGACCAATCCGCAATTCGCCACCATCACCCGCGCCACCAACGCGGTGATCCGCGTGCGCATCGCCGTGGAGGTGGAGCGCCGCGTCGGCCATGCCGAGGTGGTCATCCCCTACGCCACGCTGGAACCGGTGCGCGGCAAGCTGGTGCAGACCTTCATGGGCGAGAAGTTCGGCCACGACACGGTGTGGGAAAGCCACCTGAAGGCCGAGCTGATGCGCGCCAAGCTGGACCTCGTCGCGGTGCTGCAGCAGACGCAGGTCTCGCTGGGCGAGGTGCTGAACTGGGAAAAGGGCACCTCGCTGAAGCTGCGCATCGACCCCGACGCGCCGGTGGTTCTGCAAAGCAAGACCACCCCCCTCTTCGCCGGCCACATGGGCCAGCGCAACGGCAACATCTCCGTCAAGATCGACACCGACCTGGAGACCAAGCAGGAGCTGATCGATGGTCTCATTCCTCATTGA
- a CDS encoding DUF6468 domain-containing protein has protein sequence MVSFLIDAVLAIMLVTATVFLVIVNKRLKVMRSSQAEIGALIGTFSKTIDETEASVQRLVAAATEASAKLSDGLDRAKGVTEEAALVLGSCERASKRIEASVQEARALVRRLEDGPAPRPRPRPVPPPAAVPATVTEPVPALANAAPALDIDAPEDEDGFRPMRVAALAGAAARPAEEPPPVSEEAIETSEATVDTGGARQQAANAFYARLRAIGPER, from the coding sequence ATGGTCTCATTCCTCATTGACGCCGTCCTGGCGATCATGCTCGTCACCGCCACGGTGTTCCTGGTGATCGTCAACAAGCGGCTGAAGGTGATGCGCTCCAGCCAGGCCGAGATCGGCGCGCTGATCGGCACCTTCTCCAAGACCATCGACGAGACGGAGGCCTCGGTGCAGCGGCTGGTCGCCGCCGCGACGGAGGCCTCGGCCAAGCTGTCCGACGGGCTCGACCGCGCCAAGGGCGTGACCGAGGAGGCGGCGCTGGTGCTCGGCTCCTGCGAGCGGGCGTCCAAGCGCATCGAGGCGTCCGTGCAGGAGGCCCGCGCCCTGGTCCGCCGGCTGGAGGACGGCCCGGCGCCGCGCCCGCGGCCCCGCCCGGTCCCGCCGCCCGCGGCCGTCCCCGCAACCGTCACGGAACCGGTGCCCGCCCTTGCGAACGCCGCTCCCGCGCTGGACATCGACGCGCCGGAGGACGAGGACGGCTTCCGCCCGATGCGCGTCGCCGCGCTGGCCGGAGCCGCCGCCCGCCCGGCGGAGGAACCGCCGCCCGTCTCGGAGGAGGCCATTGAGACCTCCGAAGCCACCGTGGACACCGGCGGCGCGCGGCAACAGGCCGCCAACGCCTTCTACGCCCGGCTGCGGGCCATCGGACCGGAGCGCTGA
- a CDS encoding MotE family protein produces the protein MLRVLPITLVAILMVLPLKLGSLMEGLPVVAQQFDREFGKHERPWAKDLKGDAESSSLDAPPAPAPALAALPMTAAASPADAALPAASCTDPALRAAIAEQKADVTARTRHLGEAEAVLAAAETRATAQIQRLSAIKRDVEALMQQRSNLQAEDLKRMVTIYETMKPRDAARIFNDLETDIIIDVLDRMAERRSAPIIAELEDGKAREVTRLVLQRRALPGDRPPPPAPLPVRLTQTPTN, from the coding sequence ATGCTGCGCGTACTTCCCATCACGCTGGTGGCGATCCTGATGGTGCTGCCGCTCAAGCTCGGTTCGCTGATGGAAGGGCTGCCGGTGGTCGCCCAACAGTTCGACCGCGAGTTCGGCAAGCATGAGCGCCCCTGGGCCAAGGACCTGAAGGGCGACGCGGAGTCCTCCTCCCTGGACGCCCCGCCAGCGCCGGCCCCCGCCCTGGCCGCGCTGCCGATGACCGCGGCGGCTTCGCCCGCGGACGCCGCCCTGCCCGCGGCGAGCTGCACCGATCCGGCCCTGCGCGCCGCCATCGCGGAGCAGAAGGCCGACGTGACCGCCCGCACCCGCCATCTCGGCGAGGCCGAAGCGGTGCTGGCCGCCGCCGAGACCCGCGCCACCGCCCAGATCCAGCGGCTGAGCGCCATCAAGCGCGATGTGGAGGCGCTGATGCAGCAGCGCTCCAACCTCCAGGCGGAAGATCTGAAGCGCATGGTGACGATCTACGAGACGATGAAGCCGCGCGACGCCGCGCGCATCTTCAACGACCTGGAAACCGACATCATCATCGACGTGCTGGACCGCATGGCCGAGCGCCGCTCCGCCCCGATCATCGCGGAACTGGAGGACGGCAAGGCGCGCGAGGTCACCCGCCTCGTCCTGCAACGCCGCGCCCTGCCCGGCGACCGCCCGCCGCCGCCCGCCCCGCTTCCCGTCCGCCTGACGCAGACGCCGACGAACTGA
- a CDS encoding flagellar hook-length control protein FliK — MPSLPDVIAAPPPRPARSAEATAAPSAGAPDKGEASGTPFADLLDDAAGRGGADADGEPADHAESSAQNSGAPAGADAALAALLPLLSAPPPATAPGLADSGLVPEALPAANGLPPVPPVATPPAEPATAPQPPVSAQPGAQPPAAALAATAGAAIPDAPPDGTTPEATADSAPPATPPVPSPASNAKPDSAPLFQAAEPAAPAKADAPQAPSPQLQQAMAQAGGNAASNGGTGQNSGQGRGNPPAGAEALSASSALTDPAGAPPLPSALAPPAAHAVAHYAAHPGESAAARLPAAQVAGQLVRVVEAGGGEFHIDLKPEELGPVRVVAELSGARVALHVQAESPETLALLRRDIHHLERALSDAGFELDGGTLNFSLRGDGEPRGFAFSGQGDGNGGRADGSGRAFRTADSAATLPPERAARPIDGLVDISV, encoded by the coding sequence ATGCCCAGCCTCCCCGACGTCATCGCCGCCCCGCCGCCCCGCCCCGCCCGCTCCGCGGAGGCGACGGCGGCGCCGTCCGCCGGCGCGCCGGACAAGGGCGAGGCGTCCGGAACACCCTTCGCCGACCTGCTCGACGACGCGGCGGGACGCGGCGGTGCCGATGCGGATGGCGAGCCCGCCGACCACGCCGAGTCCTCCGCCCAGAACAGCGGCGCGCCGGCCGGAGCCGACGCCGCTCTGGCCGCACTCCTGCCGCTGCTGAGCGCACCGCCGCCGGCGACGGCGCCGGGCCTTGCGGACTCCGGCTTGGTGCCGGAGGCCCTGCCCGCCGCCAACGGTCTTCCTCCGGTTCCGCCCGTCGCGACGCCCCCGGCGGAGCCCGCCACGGCGCCCCAGCCTCCGGTCTCAGCCCAACCCGGTGCGCAACCGCCGGCCGCGGCGCTCGCCGCCACGGCAGGGGCGGCGATCCCGGATGCCCCGCCCGACGGAACGACGCCGGAGGCCACGGCCGACAGCGCGCCGCCCGCCACCCCGCCCGTTCCGTCGCCGGCCTCCAACGCCAAGCCGGACTCGGCACCGCTGTTCCAGGCCGCGGAGCCCGCGGCACCCGCCAAGGCGGACGCGCCGCAGGCTCCCTCCCCCCAGCTTCAGCAGGCGATGGCCCAAGCGGGCGGCAACGCCGCGTCCAACGGCGGAACCGGCCAGAATTCCGGCCAGGGCCGTGGCAACCCGCCCGCCGGAGCGGAGGCGCTGTCGGCATCCTCCGCCCTGACAGACCCCGCCGGGGCACCGCCGCTGCCTTCCGCCCTCGCCCCGCCGGCGGCCCACGCGGTGGCCCACTACGCGGCGCATCCCGGCGAGAGCGCCGCGGCGCGGCTGCCCGCCGCCCAGGTGGCCGGCCAGCTGGTGCGCGTCGTCGAGGCGGGTGGCGGCGAGTTTCACATCGACCTCAAGCCGGAGGAGCTTGGCCCCGTCCGCGTGGTCGCCGAACTGAGCGGCGCCCGCGTCGCCCTGCATGTCCAGGCCGAAAGCCCGGAGACGCTGGCCCTGCTGCGCCGGGACATCCACCATCTGGAGCGCGCCTTGTCCGACGCCGGGTTCGAGCTGGACGGCGGCACCCTGAACTTCTCGCTGCGCGGCGACGGCGAGCCGCGCGGCTTCGCCTTCTCCGGCCAGGGCGACGGGAACGGCGGACGGGCGGACGGTTCCGGGCGGGCCTTCCGCACCGCCGACTCTGCCGCCACCCTGCCCCCCGAACGCGCCGCCCGCCCCATCGACGGCCTCGTCGACATCTCCGTCTAG